The following coding sequences are from one Maniola hyperantus chromosome 7, iAphHyp1.2, whole genome shotgun sequence window:
- the LOC117983810 gene encoding ATP-dependent RNA helicase DDX24 isoform X2 gives MSKKIKTMKWDSVPLDGFPASMMDKFHGFVGLEECTDYGLDKSNKRSKRKKQDNISKQNESKPKDSKKRKHKERKNPQEAPTVPSKRVKLTNGFVVETCNKVAPSATNEIGKGNQTNHNKTKKELNSNETSTTDKTQSKGNKTKKRKLGEDISEVVSSLTPEDMLSWAEFKLPQEIVDALMELGFLRPTKIQQLSLPAAIHGRRDILGAAETGSGKTLAFGLPILSGIMKLKEKAELKGLDVYEIPYKKTSVKKKSKMEVEKGNKTKKKGNKDKEVKKKKEKEVKESSEDGYSSGDDDETNESPKVGDKQNSEDFIEEIEVPIRKREESVDEGNDSDEDSYKHLSDMFDSDDLKSSDDDDGNDEKDDISEDDNETDGVDEVDANQQGIGCVKVIDNVEMPGTVVIKTGKPLYALILTPTRELAMQISRHLIAAAKYTGIKVATIVGGMAAVKQERVLRSGPEVVVATPGRLWELLGQGQPHLQQLPAVKFLAIDETDRMLERGHFEELEPLLERLNSDEAHRSARQNFVFSATLTLVHDLPTHMKGKKVTKGGKIINRRIDKMTAQQKIKKLISMIGMTDPKVVDITTDLGTAETLTESRITCSFEHKDAYLYYILKRHPGRTIVFCNSISSVRRLAQLLTSLKCQPLPLHASMPQRQRLKNLERFRDDPHGVLVATDVAARGLDIPDVDHVIHYQVPKTAENYVHRSGRTARACKEGLTILMMEPAEAYSYSKLCRTLNKTSELASFPVASHSLAPVLELVNLARDLDALMLKKRRVTQAQGWRDRVAKEMDMIVDDDDVPTARIDPSIDKALKMKRKQLESMLARPLFPRGFSFKYPTLNDPNALDMPEENALQVMKKAIETGELKKEKRKGKNDALLKLEKKFKKL, from the exons atgtcgaagaaaataaaaactatgaAATGGGATTCAGTGCCCTTGGATGGGTTTCCAGCGTCAATGATGGACAAATTCCACGGATTTGTTGGACTGGAGGAATGCACCGACTACGGTCTAGATAAAAGCAATAAGCGATCAAAAAGG aaaaaacaAGATAACATCTCAAAACAAAATGAATCAAAGCCAAAAGATTCAAAGAAACGTAAACATAAAGAACGTAAAAATCCACAAGAGGCACCCACAGTTCCAAGCAAAAGAGTCAAATTAACCAATGGTTTTGTTGTAGAGACTTGTAACAAAGTGGCACCATCTGCAACCAATGAAATTGGCAAAG GTAATCAAACAAACCATAATAAAACCAAAAAGGAGCTAAACAGTAATGAGACGTCCACCACAGATAAAACACAAAGTAAaggaaataaaactaaaaagcgGAAGTTAGGCGAAGACATTTCCGAGGTGGTATCCAGCTTGACACCTGAAGATATGCTGTCGTGGGCAGAGTTCAAACTGCCACAGGAAATTGTTGATGCATTGATGGAGCTAGGGTTTCTACGACCCACTAAAATACAGCAGTTGAGCTTGCCGGCTGCTATTCATG GTAGAAGAGATATCTTAGGAGCTGCAGAGACTGGTAGTGGCAAAACCCTGGCATTCGGCCTGCCAATCCTATCTGGTATAATGAAACTAAAAGAAAAAGCAGAACTGAAAGGCCTAGATGTGTATGAAATACCTTATAAAAAGACTTcagttaaaaagaaaagcaaAATGGAAGTTGAAAAGGGTAATAAAACCAAAAAGAAAGGTAACAAAGATAAGgaagttaaaaagaaaaaagaaaaagaggttAAGGAATCTTCTGAAGATGGTTACAGTtctggtgatgatgatgaaacgaaTGAATCACCAAAAGTCGGTGATAAACAAAATAGTGAAGATTTTATAGAAGAAATTGAAGTACCGATTAGAAAACGTGAAGAATCAGTGGATGAGGGAAATGATAGTGATGAAGATAGCTATAAACATTTGTCAGATATGTTCGATTCTGATGATTTGAAAtctagtgatgatgatgatggaaatgATGAAAAAGATGATATAAGTGAGGATGATAATGAAACAGATGGGGTTGATGAAGTTGATGCAAATCAACAAG GTATAGGATGCGTAAAAGTAATAGATAATGTGGAGATGCCGGGAACTGTGGTCATCAAAACTGGGAAGCCTTTGTATGCCCTCATCTTGACCCCCACGAGAGAGCTGGCCATGCAGATCAGCAGGCATTTGATAGCGGCTGCTAAATATACAG GAATAAAGGTGGCCACCATAGTGGGCGGTATGGCGGCGGTGAAACAGGAGAGAGTGCTTCGGTCTGGGCCAGAGGTGGTCGTGGCCACGCCGGGGCGGCTGTGGGAGCTTCTCGGCCAGGGACAGCCGCATCTGCAGCAGCTGCCCGCTGTCAA ATTTCTAGCAATAGACGAAACGGACAGAATGCTGGAGCGAGGTCATTTCGAGGAACTGGAGCCTCTGTTGGAGAGACTCAACTCTGACGAAGCACATCGCAGCGCCAGGCAGAACTTCGTGTTTTCGGCCACACTTACCCTTGTCCACGACTTGCCAACCCATATGAAAGGGAAAAAG GTTAcaaaagggggtaaaataataaacaggAGAATAGACAAAATGACTGCTCAGCAAAAGATCAAGAAATTGATAAGCATGATTGGGATGACGGACCCTAAAGTTGTGGATATAACTACGGATttag GCACGGCAGAAACGTTGACGGAGTCTCGCATAACGTGCTCGTTCGAGCACAAGGACGCGTACCTGTACTACATCCTGAAGCGGCACCCCGGCAGGACCATAGTGTTCTGTAACTCCATTAGCAGTGTTCGAAG GTTGGCGCAGCTACTGACGTCACTGAAATGTCAGCCGCTGCCTCTACACGCCAGCATGCCGCAAAGACAAAGGCTGAAGAATCTCGAGag GTTCCGTGACGATCCTCACGGTGTACTGGTGGCCACCGACGTGGCAGCGAGAGGGCTGGACATACCCGATGTGGACCATGTCATACATTACCAAGTGCCCAAAACGGCTGAG AACTACGTGCACCGCAGCGGACGCACGGCGCGCGCGTGCAAGGAGGGCCTCACTATCCTGATGATGGAGCCCGCGGAGGCCTACTCGTATTCCAAACTCTGCAGGACCTTGAACAAGA CGTCGGAGCTAGCGAGCTTCCCCGTGGCGTCCCACAGCCTGGCGCCGGTGCTGGAGCTGGTGAACTTGGCTCGCGACCTGGACGCCCTGATGCTGAAGAAGCGGAGAGTCACCCAGGCGCAGGGGTGGCGGGATCGCGTCGCCAAGGAAATGGACATGatcgttgatgatgatgatgt CCCAACAGCCCGAATCGACCCTTCAATAGACAAAGCCCTGAAGATGAAGAGGAAACAGCTGGAGTCCATGCTGGCGAGACCCCTGTTCCCTAGGGGGTTCTCCTTCAAGTACCCTACTCTTAACGACCCCAATGCATTGGACATGCCGGAGGAGAACGCTTTACAG GTAATGAAAAAAGCTATAGAGACGGGCGAGCTGAAGAAGGAAAAAAGAAAAGGCAAAAACGACGCGTTGCTGAAGTTAGAAAAGAAGTTCAAAAAACTTTGA
- the LOC117983810 gene encoding ATP-dependent RNA helicase DDX24 isoform X1, with the protein MSKKIKTMKWDSVPLDGFPASMMDKFHGFVGLEECTDYGLDKSNKRSKRKKQDNISKQNESKPKDSKKRKHKERKNPQEAPTVPSKRVKLTNGFVVETCNKVAPSATNEIGKDNDLKQNNTLYTGNQTNHNKTKKELNSNETSTTDKTQSKGNKTKKRKLGEDISEVVSSLTPEDMLSWAEFKLPQEIVDALMELGFLRPTKIQQLSLPAAIHGRRDILGAAETGSGKTLAFGLPILSGIMKLKEKAELKGLDVYEIPYKKTSVKKKSKMEVEKGNKTKKKGNKDKEVKKKKEKEVKESSEDGYSSGDDDETNESPKVGDKQNSEDFIEEIEVPIRKREESVDEGNDSDEDSYKHLSDMFDSDDLKSSDDDDGNDEKDDISEDDNETDGVDEVDANQQGIGCVKVIDNVEMPGTVVIKTGKPLYALILTPTRELAMQISRHLIAAAKYTGIKVATIVGGMAAVKQERVLRSGPEVVVATPGRLWELLGQGQPHLQQLPAVKFLAIDETDRMLERGHFEELEPLLERLNSDEAHRSARQNFVFSATLTLVHDLPTHMKGKKVTKGGKIINRRIDKMTAQQKIKKLISMIGMTDPKVVDITTDLGTAETLTESRITCSFEHKDAYLYYILKRHPGRTIVFCNSISSVRRLAQLLTSLKCQPLPLHASMPQRQRLKNLERFRDDPHGVLVATDVAARGLDIPDVDHVIHYQVPKTAENYVHRSGRTARACKEGLTILMMEPAEAYSYSKLCRTLNKTSELASFPVASHSLAPVLELVNLARDLDALMLKKRRVTQAQGWRDRVAKEMDMIVDDDDVPTARIDPSIDKALKMKRKQLESMLARPLFPRGFSFKYPTLNDPNALDMPEENALQVMKKAIETGELKKEKRKGKNDALLKLEKKFKKL; encoded by the exons atgtcgaagaaaataaaaactatgaAATGGGATTCAGTGCCCTTGGATGGGTTTCCAGCGTCAATGATGGACAAATTCCACGGATTTGTTGGACTGGAGGAATGCACCGACTACGGTCTAGATAAAAGCAATAAGCGATCAAAAAGG aaaaaacaAGATAACATCTCAAAACAAAATGAATCAAAGCCAAAAGATTCAAAGAAACGTAAACATAAAGAACGTAAAAATCCACAAGAGGCACCCACAGTTCCAAGCAAAAGAGTCAAATTAACCAATGGTTTTGTTGTAGAGACTTGTAACAAAGTGGCACCATCTGCAACCAATGAAATTGGCAAAGATAatgatttaaaacaaaataacacaCTCTAtacag GTAATCAAACAAACCATAATAAAACCAAAAAGGAGCTAAACAGTAATGAGACGTCCACCACAGATAAAACACAAAGTAAaggaaataaaactaaaaagcgGAAGTTAGGCGAAGACATTTCCGAGGTGGTATCCAGCTTGACACCTGAAGATATGCTGTCGTGGGCAGAGTTCAAACTGCCACAGGAAATTGTTGATGCATTGATGGAGCTAGGGTTTCTACGACCCACTAAAATACAGCAGTTGAGCTTGCCGGCTGCTATTCATG GTAGAAGAGATATCTTAGGAGCTGCAGAGACTGGTAGTGGCAAAACCCTGGCATTCGGCCTGCCAATCCTATCTGGTATAATGAAACTAAAAGAAAAAGCAGAACTGAAAGGCCTAGATGTGTATGAAATACCTTATAAAAAGACTTcagttaaaaagaaaagcaaAATGGAAGTTGAAAAGGGTAATAAAACCAAAAAGAAAGGTAACAAAGATAAGgaagttaaaaagaaaaaagaaaaagaggttAAGGAATCTTCTGAAGATGGTTACAGTtctggtgatgatgatgaaacgaaTGAATCACCAAAAGTCGGTGATAAACAAAATAGTGAAGATTTTATAGAAGAAATTGAAGTACCGATTAGAAAACGTGAAGAATCAGTGGATGAGGGAAATGATAGTGATGAAGATAGCTATAAACATTTGTCAGATATGTTCGATTCTGATGATTTGAAAtctagtgatgatgatgatggaaatgATGAAAAAGATGATATAAGTGAGGATGATAATGAAACAGATGGGGTTGATGAAGTTGATGCAAATCAACAAG GTATAGGATGCGTAAAAGTAATAGATAATGTGGAGATGCCGGGAACTGTGGTCATCAAAACTGGGAAGCCTTTGTATGCCCTCATCTTGACCCCCACGAGAGAGCTGGCCATGCAGATCAGCAGGCATTTGATAGCGGCTGCTAAATATACAG GAATAAAGGTGGCCACCATAGTGGGCGGTATGGCGGCGGTGAAACAGGAGAGAGTGCTTCGGTCTGGGCCAGAGGTGGTCGTGGCCACGCCGGGGCGGCTGTGGGAGCTTCTCGGCCAGGGACAGCCGCATCTGCAGCAGCTGCCCGCTGTCAA ATTTCTAGCAATAGACGAAACGGACAGAATGCTGGAGCGAGGTCATTTCGAGGAACTGGAGCCTCTGTTGGAGAGACTCAACTCTGACGAAGCACATCGCAGCGCCAGGCAGAACTTCGTGTTTTCGGCCACACTTACCCTTGTCCACGACTTGCCAACCCATATGAAAGGGAAAAAG GTTAcaaaagggggtaaaataataaacaggAGAATAGACAAAATGACTGCTCAGCAAAAGATCAAGAAATTGATAAGCATGATTGGGATGACGGACCCTAAAGTTGTGGATATAACTACGGATttag GCACGGCAGAAACGTTGACGGAGTCTCGCATAACGTGCTCGTTCGAGCACAAGGACGCGTACCTGTACTACATCCTGAAGCGGCACCCCGGCAGGACCATAGTGTTCTGTAACTCCATTAGCAGTGTTCGAAG GTTGGCGCAGCTACTGACGTCACTGAAATGTCAGCCGCTGCCTCTACACGCCAGCATGCCGCAAAGACAAAGGCTGAAGAATCTCGAGag GTTCCGTGACGATCCTCACGGTGTACTGGTGGCCACCGACGTGGCAGCGAGAGGGCTGGACATACCCGATGTGGACCATGTCATACATTACCAAGTGCCCAAAACGGCTGAG AACTACGTGCACCGCAGCGGACGCACGGCGCGCGCGTGCAAGGAGGGCCTCACTATCCTGATGATGGAGCCCGCGGAGGCCTACTCGTATTCCAAACTCTGCAGGACCTTGAACAAGA CGTCGGAGCTAGCGAGCTTCCCCGTGGCGTCCCACAGCCTGGCGCCGGTGCTGGAGCTGGTGAACTTGGCTCGCGACCTGGACGCCCTGATGCTGAAGAAGCGGAGAGTCACCCAGGCGCAGGGGTGGCGGGATCGCGTCGCCAAGGAAATGGACATGatcgttgatgatgatgatgt CCCAACAGCCCGAATCGACCCTTCAATAGACAAAGCCCTGAAGATGAAGAGGAAACAGCTGGAGTCCATGCTGGCGAGACCCCTGTTCCCTAGGGGGTTCTCCTTCAAGTACCCTACTCTTAACGACCCCAATGCATTGGACATGCCGGAGGAGAACGCTTTACAG GTAATGAAAAAAGCTATAGAGACGGGCGAGCTGAAGAAGGAAAAAAGAAAAGGCAAAAACGACGCGTTGCTGAAGTTAGAAAAGAAGTTCAAAAAACTTTGA